The Candidatus Zixiibacteriota bacterium genome window below encodes:
- a CDS encoding HAD family hydrolase, producing the protein MISDGSRPAAFLDRDGTLIVEYGFLGAPDRVALLPGAAEAVRQLNAWGYWVIGVSNQSGVARGYYEPEAVEAVNRRVVDEFARRGARIDHIYYCPHYADDTAPDPASACTCRKPAPGMIEQACREFPIDLAASFVVGDRVCDVALAQAVGIPGMLVLTGYGVEEQKLLPLSLVPAYVAADLRAAVEWWGRHAGRSTDGSLASPPGGPPPPPPDN; encoded by the coding sequence ATGATCTCCGACGGGTCACGTCCCGCGGCGTTTCTGGACCGCGATGGCACGCTCATCGTGGAGTATGGCTTTCTGGGTGCGCCGGATCGCGTGGCGTTGTTGCCCGGTGCCGCCGAGGCCGTACGACAATTGAACGCTTGGGGCTACTGGGTGATCGGCGTGTCGAATCAGTCGGGCGTGGCGCGCGGGTACTATGAACCCGAGGCCGTCGAGGCGGTCAATCGACGGGTCGTCGATGAGTTTGCCCGGCGTGGCGCCCGCATCGACCACATCTATTACTGCCCGCACTATGCCGACGACACGGCACCCGACCCCGCGTCCGCGTGCACATGTCGCAAGCCCGCGCCGGGGATGATCGAGCAGGCCTGTCGCGAATTCCCCATCGATCTGGCCGCTTCGTTCGTTGTCGGTGACCGTGTCTGCGATGTGGCCCTGGCGCAGGCGGTCGGCATCCCCGGCATGCTGGTCCTGACCGGATACGGTGTCGAAGAGCAGAAGCTCCTGCCATTGTCGCTGGTCCCGGCGTATGTCGCGGCCGATCTGCGCGCTGCTGTCGAATGGTGGGGTCGACATGCTGGGCGGTCCACAGACGGGTCGCTCGCGAGCCCCCCGGGCGGG
- a CDS encoding glycosyltransferase family 9 protein: MLILVIRFSSLGDVVLAGAAVRALVRAHPEAQVVLATKAEYAVLYDHYDLPLTVAGYDHRQGWRSFTAQWSGVVFDRVIDLHRSWRSGSLNRRVKSRLVTKVDKQFSRRLGMVWRKRGLERPLSTLAGYLEAVRFPGGPPLAGKPRLCLSAGEQECAHALRQKWPRALGIGWGARHPTKAVPPEQWARLVLGLEPGSLDAVRIFGMESDRRDIEPFMAALGERIPAIDFASRCGLSLRDAMVEIAALSAFASSDSGLMHVAAALGVPTFGLFGPTHPSLGFAPLGPGSAAFHAGTWCSPCHRHGKAPCYRERRFCFEELDMGKIGRTIAPHLASGPEVASR; encoded by the coding sequence ATGCTCATTCTCGTCATCCGCTTCTCATCGCTGGGCGATGTCGTGCTCGCCGGTGCGGCCGTGCGTGCCCTGGTGAGGGCGCACCCCGAGGCGCAAGTCGTTCTGGCCACAAAGGCCGAGTACGCCGTTCTCTACGATCACTACGATCTCCCCTTGACCGTGGCCGGCTATGACCATCGTCAGGGATGGCGTTCGTTCACGGCGCAGTGGAGCGGGGTCGTCTTCGACCGCGTGATCGACCTGCACCGTTCATGGCGCTCAGGGTCCCTGAACCGCCGCGTCAAGAGCCGCCTGGTCACGAAGGTGGATAAGCAGTTCTCCCGTCGTTTGGGCATGGTCTGGCGCAAGCGCGGGCTGGAGCGACCGCTGTCGACGTTGGCGGGTTACCTCGAGGCGGTGCGGTTTCCCGGCGGCCCACCCTTGGCCGGCAAACCGCGACTCTGCCTGTCGGCCGGCGAACAGGAATGTGCCCATGCGCTGCGCCAGAAATGGCCGCGGGCGCTCGGGATCGGCTGGGGGGCGCGACATCCGACCAAGGCCGTCCCCCCGGAGCAATGGGCACGGCTCGTGCTTGGGCTGGAGCCGGGCAGCCTGGATGCCGTGCGCATCTTCGGCATGGAATCGGATCGCAGGGACATCGAGCCATTCATGGCGGCGCTGGGGGAGAGGATTCCCGCGATCGACTTTGCGTCCCGCTGCGGTCTTTCGCTTCGTGACGCGATGGTGGAGATCGCGGCATTGTCGGCCTTCGCAAGCTCCGATTCCGGATTGATGCATGTGGCCGCCGCCCTCGGCGTGCCGACGTTTGGGCTCTTCGGTCCCACACATCCCTCCCTCGGCTTCGCACCGCTGGGGCCGGGGTCGGCCGCGTTTCATGCGGGCACATGGTGTTCCCCCTGCCATCGCCATGGGAAGGCGCCATGCTATCGTGAGCGTCGCTTCTGCTTCGAGGAACTCGACATGGGCAAGATTGGCCGGACAATCGCTCCCCATCTGGCCTCCGGCCCCGAGGTGGCATCGCGATGA
- a CDS encoding undecaprenyl-diphosphate phosphatase, translated as MTTWDAILLGAVQGLTEFLPVSSSGHLVLVEHWIGLPSDMLTFDIAVHVGTLLAVLIYFHRQLADLFLGLLGRPRPAASPRAARRLLLLLVIGSIPAGIIGLLFKTQIEAVFAAPRMGAALLMVTGVLLLVMKLFPVGHLDVGGGRAWWIGCAQAVAILPGVSRSGSTIATGCMLGVAPAKAAEFSFLLSIPAVGGAAILGLKDAWGTGSLGSAHLIGAIVAALTGLVALRTVFATLQRGRFAWFGVYCLLVGFLSVLLI; from the coding sequence ATGACGACTTGGGATGCGATCCTTCTCGGCGCGGTGCAGGGACTGACCGAATTCCTACCCGTCTCCAGTTCCGGCCACCTGGTGCTGGTCGAGCACTGGATCGGGTTACCGTCCGACATGCTCACCTTCGACATCGCCGTGCACGTCGGCACGTTGCTGGCCGTCTTGATCTACTTCCATCGGCAGCTTGCCGATCTGTTCTTGGGTTTGCTTGGTCGCCCGCGCCCGGCCGCGTCGCCGCGCGCAGCGAGGCGTCTGCTGCTCCTGCTCGTGATCGGCTCGATCCCGGCCGGAATCATCGGTCTCTTGTTCAAGACCCAGATCGAAGCGGTCTTCGCGGCGCCGCGCATGGGCGCCGCGCTCCTGATGGTGACGGGCGTATTGCTGTTGGTGATGAAGCTCTTTCCTGTCGGTCACCTTGATGTCGGTGGTGGCCGCGCCTGGTGGATCGGCTGCGCCCAAGCCGTGGCCATTCTCCCCGGCGTGTCGCGCTCGGGGTCGACCATCGCCACTGGGTGCATGCTCGGCGTCGCGCCGGCCAAAGCGGCCGAATTCTCGTTTCTGCTCTCGATTCCCGCCGTCGGCGGCGCCGCGATCCTGGGATTGAAGGATGCGTGGGGAACGGGGAGTCTGGGTTCGGCGCATCTGATCGGTGCCATTGTCGCGGCGTTGACCGGTCTGGTGGCGTTGCGAACGGTCTTCGCTACGCTGCAGCGCGGTCGCTTCGCGTGGTTCGGGGTCTATTGTCTGCTGGTCGGCTTCCTGTCCGTTTTGCTGATATAG
- a CDS encoding ZIP family metal transporter, with the protein MDAHTLIFLIAAALSNLAGAGFFLLRSRWEDQALRLLLGTGAGFMLAVALVDMFPRAQEHTPWAAAWVLAGFLIVHMFEHVFTTHFHYGQETHAGLRAQVGIAATLGLGVHSVVDGIAIVVAMQTDLRLGWLVFLAMVWHKIPSGFTAASIVSATGGTRRAALRAGLILGVACVVGGLLYSVLPSRGWIGPALGISAGSLIYVAATDLLPEVNRRRTPLAPLGVVAGVAAFYLAHWMLGH; encoded by the coding sequence ATGGATGCTCACACTCTCATCTTTCTGATCGCAGCCGCACTCTCCAATCTGGCCGGTGCCGGGTTCTTCCTCCTACGCAGTCGCTGGGAAGATCAGGCATTGCGTCTGCTGTTGGGAACGGGCGCGGGATTCATGCTGGCGGTGGCGCTGGTGGATATGTTCCCCAGAGCCCAAGAGCATACCCCATGGGCCGCGGCTTGGGTGCTGGCCGGATTTCTGATCGTCCATATGTTTGAACACGTGTTCACGACGCACTTTCACTATGGACAGGAGACGCACGCCGGGTTGAGGGCCCAAGTCGGGATTGCGGCCACCCTGGGGTTGGGCGTGCATTCCGTGGTCGATGGGATTGCCATTGTCGTCGCCATGCAAACCGATCTGCGTCTGGGCTGGCTTGTATTCCTGGCCATGGTCTGGCACAAGATCCCCAGTGGATTCACGGCCGCATCGATCGTGAGCGCCACCGGCGGGACACGGAGGGCCGCACTCCGGGCCGGTCTGATCCTGGGGGTGGCGTGCGTGGTGGGAGGCCTCCTGTACAGCGTGTTGCCGTCGCGGGGATGGATCGGTCCCGCCTTGGGGATTTCCGCCGGTTCGTTGATCTATGTGGCGGCCACCGATCTGCTGCCGGAGGTGAACAGGCGTCGGACGCCGTTGGCCCCGTTGGGCGTCGTGGCCGGGGTGGCGGCGTTCTACTTGGCCCATTGGATGCTTGGACATTGA
- a CDS encoding response regulator has protein sequence MFRDMNAKVLVVDDEPGITEIVDAFLTTAGYDVAVENTSAGAIKRAREWKPDIILLDIMMPEMDGYDVCAALKKQPATADIPVVFLTGKDASDDQGRSFRAGGNLFVKKPFSCERLLDIVKIVLLSVSR, from the coding sequence ATGTTCCGAGACATGAATGCCAAGGTTCTGGTTGTAGACGACGAGCCGGGGATCACCGAGATCGTCGATGCTTTTCTGACGACCGCCGGCTACGATGTGGCCGTCGAGAACACGTCGGCGGGAGCGATCAAGCGAGCCCGGGAGTGGAAGCCCGACATCATACTACTCGACATCATGATGCCGGAGATGGATGGGTACGACGTGTGCGCGGCGCTGAAGAAGCAACCGGCGACGGCGGATATTCCGGTCGTGTTTCTGACCGGGAAGGACGCCAGCGATGATCAGGGACGGAGCTTCCGGGCCGGGGGAAACCTGTTCGTGAAGAAGCCGTTCTCCTGCGAGCGGCTCTTGGACATCGTGAAGATCGTGCTCCTCTCCGTGAGTCGTTAG